The candidate division WOR-3 bacterium region CCCGTTCCCCGCGCTTCACCTTGCCGTAATAATCACCGAGCCGGCTGATGAATCTGACGGTGTTTTCTGAAAGTTTTTCATTAAGTTCGCTGTCCTGAAGCCATTTCAGGGCGACACCGATCTTGATCTTCTTGGCGGTCTTCTCAAAGTGGCTCTCCCCGGGTGTTTCATTTATCTTTACGAAGATCTTTCCAATGTTCTCTTTATTCAAAGGTATCGGCATATAATCAGGGAAATCAAGAATATTGTGGAGCTGTCTGAAGAGGGACTCCACCCTTTTTTTGCGCTGCTCCAGTCCCACCTGGGGATGATTCTTTTTAACGAAGAAATCAATCAGGGCACGGTTGATTGTGTGGGTCCCTTTTTCCAGTTCGCTCTTACTCACCGCGCTGCGGCACCAATCAGTAAAACGCTCGAGGTCTGTTTGACTCACAAACTCGAGGTCATAAGGAAGTTCGGTGAGCACTGTATCCGGCTGCAGAAGCCAGTGCAGCCTTACAAGAATCGCCTCTAAATTTTCCAAATGGTTTTGACTGGGCCAAGCCATGCATCTATTCTACAAATTTCAAGCCATTCGTCAAGATATTTTATCCAACCCTTCCCCCTCCGCCCTTTGCCCTTCGCCCATTCCCCGTTTCCCCCATTCTCCCTTTCTCCGTTTCCCCGTTTCTCCCGCTCTCCGTTTCCCCGTTTCTCTCTTCTGTCATTCTGAGCGAAGCGAAGAATCTCTCTTTTTTCCAGCGCAGCTCCCTTCCATGCACGAAGTGCATCCCTGCCAGCGCAGCTCCCTTCCAGCACCGCTCCCTCTGCCCTTAGCCCTATGCCCTCCGCCCCTTCACCGTTTCCCCGTTTCTCCCTTTCTCCCGCTCTCCGTTTCGCCCATTCCCCACTTGACTTCGCAGTCGGCTTGAATAGAATATGACGGAAATAAATAATAAACGTTTATGGTAAAGATATCATCATAATAAAAAAAGGAGTCGTCTATGTTCACAGAAAAATTGTCTTTTAATAATTTGTTGATTTCAATGATATTCATAGCCGTCGGAGTCATCATCGGTGTTATCCTGGAAAAAATAATTCTGGCGAAGTTAAGGAAGTTTGCGGAGCGAACAAGATGGGAAGGCGATGAAATAATAATCGGAGCGATCCGCGGGGTGGCGATTCTCTGGTGTGGAATCGGCGGGCTCTACGGCGCGCTCTTGAATCTTCCGTTTAAACCGAATCTCGCGAATATCCTGCAGAAATCACTCCTCGTGGTCTTAATTCTCTCCGCCACTGTGGTACTGGCTAAAATCGCCGGCGGTTTGATCAATCTCCACAGTAAAAAGACGACCGCCCTGCCGTCCGCGTCTCTGTTCGTTAATCTCACCAAGATAACGATCTTTGCAATCGGCGGCCTCATCATTCTGCAGTCGATCGGTGTCTCGATCACGCCCCTGATTACTGCCCTGGGAATAGGAGGTCTTGCAGTCGCCCTGGCACTTCAACCCACCCTGTCGAATCTCTTCGCCGGTATTCAGATAATCATCTCCAAACAGCTCGAAGTCGGTGACTATATTCAGCTTGAATCCGGTGAAAAGGGTTATGTCACTGACATCTCCTGGCGTAATACAAAGATAAGAGAACTGCCGAATAACATCATCGTCATTCCCAATGCCAAATTAGCCGACACGATCGTCACGAACTTTCACCAACCCCAGAAAGAGATGTCAGTAGTGATTCAGTGCGGTGTGAGTTATGACAGTGACCTTGAGAAGGTTGAAAAAGTGACGATCGAAGTCGCAAAGGAAGTTCTGCAAAACGTGCAGGGAGGACAGTCCGAATTCGAACCTTTTATCCGCTACCATACTTTCGGTGATTCAAGCATCGACTTTTCGGTAATCCTGCGGGTAAAGGAATTCGTCAACCAATATCTGGTAAAGCACGAATTTATAAAAGCTCTCCACAAAAGGTTCAAGGAAGAAAACATAAATATTCCCTTTCCGATCCGTACGGTCTATCTTGAACAAAGCGAAAAGACCGGCGGCCGTGGTATGGAAAAACCCGCAGGACCTTGACAGAAGAGGGATTTTTATTATAATAAAATATAACGTAACTTATTGACATCAAAAGCATCTGGTTGTGGAAACACACTTGCTGATAAGATAGTTTCTTTTTAATCGACCGAACCTTATAGAGTAGATGGTGTTGATGTTTGTTACGAGGAGGTGATTGAAAATGAAATGTCTGATAATTGCAAGTGGTAGAGGCAGCCGCCTCGCTACCAGATCTCCATCCAAGCCCCTGACCCCTGTTCTGGGTCTTCCCCTTATCGCCCGCGTCATCCTGAAGGCGCGAAAAGCGGGTATAAAAGAGTTCTACATCGTCACCGGCTACCGTGGAAAAGAACTTCAGGAATACCTGAAACTCTTCGCTGAAGAGAGAAGATTGAAGATCACCTGCCTGCACAATGAAAATTGGGAAAGGGAAAACGGCCTCTCAGTGCTGAAGGCGAAGGACGTTATTAAAGAAAAATTTATTCTTCTTATGAGCGACCATATTATAGACGAGAATATCATAAAAAAATTAAAGAATCAAAAAATAAGCGACGGTGAGGTCATTTTGGCCGTGGATTCAAATATCAAAAACAACAGATTCGTTAATATTGATGATGCAACAAAAGTGATTGTAAAAGACCAGAGGGTCGTTGATATCGGCAAAGAACTTGAATCATATAATGCCTATGACACCGGTGTTTTTCTCTGTACGCCGGCGATCTTCAAGGCATTAAA contains the following coding sequences:
- a CDS encoding mechanosensitive ion channel family protein gives rise to the protein MFTEKLSFNNLLISMIFIAVGVIIGVILEKIILAKLRKFAERTRWEGDEIIIGAIRGVAILWCGIGGLYGALLNLPFKPNLANILQKSLLVVLILSATVVLAKIAGGLINLHSKKTTALPSASLFVNLTKITIFAIGGLIILQSIGVSITPLITALGIGGLAVALALQPTLSNLFAGIQIIISKQLEVGDYIQLESGEKGYVTDISWRNTKIRELPNNIIVIPNAKLADTIVTNFHQPQKEMSVVIQCGVSYDSDLEKVEKVTIEVAKEVLQNVQGGQSEFEPFIRYHTFGDSSIDFSVILRVKEFVNQYLVKHEFIKALHKRFKEENINIPFPIRTVYLEQSEKTGGRGMEKPAGP